From the Synechococcus sp. KORDI-49 genome, the window CTCAGCAACACCCATGCTCGGGAACCCTTTCGCCATCGCTCCCTGCTCGCCGATCGGGCCGTCGGAGTGGTGATGGGGTTCGGTTCCGGAAGCTACAGCCTGGCCCTGCAGGGGTTGCTGCATCATCTGCGCACCACCAGCTCATGACCGTCGCGATTCCGGACAAGAGCATTCAGTCGATTCGTTGGTTGGCGGCCCCCACGAGCTGGAGCTGGGTGGACCAGGCCAATGCCAGGCCGATGGAGGTGCTGATCGACCATGCCCACTGCGAGCGCAAGGCAGCGGGATCCGCTGTTCAGATGATGTTCCGCTACCTCTGCGAGCCAGGTCTCGGGGAGGTGCTCAGTCCTCTGGCGAGAGAGGAGCTGGAGCATTTCGAGCAGGTTCTGACCCTGATCAAATCCAGAGGTCGTTATCTGGAACCGTTGCCCTCGGCTGGGTATGGAGCTGCCTTGTCAGGCCATATCCGTCGCGGTGAACCCCAGCGGATGCTGGATTCGTTTCTGGTGGCGGGTTTGATCGAAGCCCGATCCCATGAGCGCATGGCCCTGCTGGCCGAGCACAGCCCGGATCCTGAGCTGCGAGCGCTTTACGCAGATCTGCTGAACAGTGAGGCCCGTCATTTCGGGATCTACTGGACCCTGGCGGAGGCCCGCTGGTCACGCCAGCTGGTGATGGAACGTCTGGAGGTGTTGGCCGAAGCCGAATCGCTTGCCCTGGAAGGCAGCCTTGCGAAGCCTGAAGAGGTGAGAATGCACTCCCCGGGTGTCACGCTCCGGAGATGATTCGAACGTCTGATTGAGAATTCAGCGTGGCGGAGCGATGAATTCCTCAGCGCGTCGGAGCGCCTCACGACGATCGGTCATGGGCGCGTTGATGCCGAAGGCCATCAGCCTTGCCCGTAGCCGTTCATTGGCACCCGCGACGATCGCCAGCCGACCGAGGGACTCAGCCTCCTTGACCATCCGTTCGATCGCCAGGGAGGCCGTCACCCCCATGCGCGGGACTTCACTGATGTCCAGGATCAACACCTTGTAGTTCCTGATCAGTCCCATCCGGGCGCTGATCCCCTTGGCGGCTCCGAAACTCATCGGTCCCCGCAGCCGGAACAGCATCAGAGCATCGCCGCAGCGACGGATGCCGTTCTTCTCCTGCTCAGAAAGGTCCGAGGGCAGTGCCGCCTCCCCGTCGTGGGGATTGTCCTCATCCATCCCAGCGAGCTGGGCCTGGGTGATGGAGTCGACGGTGAGCAGATTGGCGACGAACATCCCGACCAGCACCCCCCAGATCAGGTCCCAGAAGACAGTCATCAGCAGCACGCCGTGCATCAGAACCGCTGTTTTGGTGGACAGCCGGTGGGCCCGCAGCAGGAAGCCCCAATCGATGATGTCCAGTCCAACCTTGATCAGGATCCCTGCCAGCAGAGCGGTGGGAATCTCTGCCGCAAGCGACCCCGCCCCCAGCAGCACCAGCAGCAGGACAAGAGAGTGGGTCATCCCGGAGATCGGTGTCTCTCCGCCGGATTTGATGTTGATCACCGTGCGCATCGTGGCCCCTGCTCCAGGCAGCCCTGAGAGGAAACCGGCTGCGGAGTTCGCGATCCCCTGGCCGATCAGCTCCCGGTTGGAGTCGTGATTGGTCTGGGTGATGTTGTCGGCCACCAGCGAGGTCAGCAGCGAGTCGATCGCCCCCAGCAGGGCCAGCACCAGGCCTGCCTTCACCAGTTCGGGAAGATGACGACTGAAATCAGGCATCACCGGACGCAGGCCACCATCGGGAATCGTCCCGATCCGCGTCAGAGGCTCGAGGTCCAGATCCCTCAGCCGGTCGTCGCTGAACAGGAGCAGCGACAGCGGGGTCACGACCAGCAGGGCCAGCAGAGGCGACGGGATCCATGCCCTGATCCGTGCCGGCGTGAGAAACACCACGGCCAGTGTCATCAGCCCGACGGCGATGGCGGCGGGGTTCGGCGTCGGGTCAGACAGCAGGGTGCCGAGAGACTCCACGACTCCGCCGCGGGTGCTCACCCCGATGAAAGGCCCCAGCTGAAGCACCAGGATGATGGCGCCGATCCCCGACATGAAGCCGGACACCACGGAGTAGGGCACCAGCGTGATGTAGCGACCGAGGCGCAGAACGCCCAGAAGGGCCTCGAAGAGACCTCCGAGCACCACGGCAGCCATCACGAGCGGCAGCATTTCGCCGGCGGAGAGATCTCTGGAGACCCCCACCGCAGCAAGGCTTGACACCACACCTGCCACCGTGACGCTCATCGGCCCGGTGGGTCCGCTCACCTGAGCGGGTGTGCCGCCGAACAGGGCCGCGAGGAAGCCGGCGACGATGGCTCCGTACAGGCCGTAGATCGCTCCGCCCGGTCCGAGCGCTGCGTTACCGAAGGCGAGGGCCAGCGGCAGTGCGACCACGGCTGCGGTGACACCACCGAGCAGATCCCCCCGCAGATTGCGTCGATGCAGACCGTGGATCAGCGCCATCTCAGCGCAGTCCGGTCCAGGTGCTCAGGGCCTCGAGAGACTGGACGCCCTCGCGCCGTTGACCATCCGAGAGAACCCAGGTCGGATAAGCGCGGATCCCCGCTTCTCGGCAGGCTTCCGCCTGCGCGGGGAGGGTTTCAGGCTTGCGGCATTCCACGTAGGGCACCTCGGCACCGGCCTGCTTGCCGAACAGATTCATCTGGCGGAAGCAGGCAGGGCACGTCCAGGCCCCGAAGAAGCGGGCTCCGATGCTGCGCAGATGGTCGACGAGCTGCAGGGCCTGCTCGCTCGAATCGCGGAGGGGCTCACCGATGGTTCCGCTCCATTCCTTGGCGTCCAGCGGGGTGGTGCTGAAACTCAGCCCGAGCGCCATGCCGGCCAGCAGAGTCTTCACGCGCGGCGTCATGCCATCGGACCTCAAGTTTTTAGAAGCTAGGTCGATCGTCGCCGTTCGGGCTTCCCTCCATCGTGAACCCGCACCGAACACCCGTCGCTTGGGACACTGTCAGGGTTGTTGGGATGGTCGGGAGACAGGCGCACCGCCATGGCCGGCAGTGGATACAAGGATTACTTCCAGGTGCTCGGGGTCGAGCGCAGCGCTGACGCGGATGCGATCAAGCGCGCCTTCCGCAAGCTTGCGCG encodes:
- a CDS encoding SulP family inorganic anion transporter; this translates as MALIHGLHRRNLRGDLLGGVTAAVVALPLALAFGNAALGPGGAIYGLYGAIVAGFLAALFGGTPAQVSGPTGPMSVTVAGVVSSLAAVGVSRDLSAGEMLPLVMAAVVLGGLFEALLGVLRLGRYITLVPYSVVSGFMSGIGAIILVLQLGPFIGVSTRGGVVESLGTLLSDPTPNPAAIAVGLMTLAVVFLTPARIRAWIPSPLLALLVVTPLSLLLFSDDRLRDLDLEPLTRIGTIPDGGLRPVMPDFSRHLPELVKAGLVLALLGAIDSLLTSLVADNITQTNHDSNRELIGQGIANSAAGFLSGLPGAGATMRTVINIKSGGETPISGMTHSLVLLLVLLGAGSLAAEIPTALLAGILIKVGLDIIDWGFLLRAHRLSTKTAVLMHGVLLMTVFWDLIWGVLVGMFVANLLTVDSITQAQLAGMDEDNPHDGEAALPSDLSEQEKNGIRRCGDALMLFRLRGPMSFGAAKGISARMGLIRNYKVLILDISEVPRMGVTASLAIERMVKEAESLGRLAIVAGANERLRARLMAFGINAPMTDRREALRRAEEFIAPPR
- a CDS encoding vitamin K epoxide reductase gives rise to the protein MTPRVKTLLAGMALGLSFSTTPLDAKEWSGTIGEPLRDSSEQALQLVDHLRSIGARFFGAWTCPACFRQMNLFGKQAGAEVPYVECRKPETLPAQAEACREAGIRAYPTWVLSDGQRREGVQSLEALSTWTGLR
- a CDS encoding tRNA-(ms[2]io[6]A)-hydroxylase — its product is MTVAIPDKSIQSIRWLAAPTSWSWVDQANARPMEVLIDHAHCERKAAGSAVQMMFRYLCEPGLGEVLSPLAREELEHFEQVLTLIKSRGRYLEPLPSAGYGAALSGHIRRGEPQRMLDSFLVAGLIEARSHERMALLAEHSPDPELRALYADLLNSEARHFGIYWTLAEARWSRQLVMERLEVLAEAESLALEGSLAKPEEVRMHSPGVTLRR